From the genome of Candidatus Neomarinimicrobiota bacterium, one region includes:
- the agaR gene encoding transcriptional repressor AgaR has translation MKSTVDRRGEIVRIINESGKVKVEELRELFSVSAVTIRNDLNYLEGKGLIHRVYGGALIRDYVAYDTTLIEKAKIHSEEKRRIGAKAAEMVFDGDSIILDSGTTTLEVARNIKDRKDLTVITNAVNIATVLAGYPDITVMLTGGRLRKRSFSLVGPQAEIALREFYFDKLFLGADGYDLEVGLTTPNQLEAHLNKVMVDVAKETIMVADSSKFGRKSLCRICGPDTIKKIITDAGIDKEYYDRLTELGIEVIVA, from the coding sequence TTGAAAAGTACGGTAGACCGACGGGGTGAGATCGTCCGGATCATCAACGAGAGTGGTAAGGTCAAAGTTGAAGAACTGAGGGAGCTCTTCAGTGTCTCGGCGGTAACTATCCGGAATGACCTGAACTACCTGGAGGGCAAGGGTCTGATTCACCGTGTATATGGGGGAGCTCTTATTCGGGATTATGTGGCCTATGACACCACCCTCATTGAGAAGGCCAAAATACACAGTGAAGAAAAAAGGCGCATTGGTGCCAAGGCCGCAGAGATGGTTTTCGACGGTGATTCCATCATTCTTGACTCCGGGACCACCACCCTAGAGGTTGCCAGAAACATCAAGGACCGGAAAGACCTGACTGTAATAACGAACGCTGTGAATATAGCCACTGTGCTGGCCGGCTATCCTGATATCACCGTGATGTTGACAGGAGGGAGACTACGGAAAAGGTCGTTCTCCCTTGTTGGTCCGCAAGCCGAAATCGCCCTGCGGGAATTTTATTTTGATAAGTTGTTCTTGGGAGCCGATGGCTACGATTTGGAGGTAGGCCTGACAACCCCCAATCAGTTAGAAGCCCACTTGAACAAAGTAATGGTAGACGTAGCCAAGGAGACCATCATGGTAGCGGACTCAAGCAAGTTTGGACGAAAGAGTCTATGCCGAATCTGTGGGCCCGACACAATTAAAAAAATTATCACCGATGCCGGTATCGATAAGGAATACTACGACAGGCTAACGGAGTTGGGCATCGAGGTCATTGTGGCCTAG